A genomic stretch from Kribbella amoyensis includes:
- a CDS encoding ferredoxin, with translation MAKLEIDWTRCDGHGLCATLLPDDVALDEWGFPVLRGRGIDADEVPNARRAVLACPALALRLGRGGG, from the coding sequence GTGGCTAAGCTGGAGATCGACTGGACGAGGTGCGACGGGCACGGGCTCTGCGCGACCTTGCTGCCGGACGACGTGGCGCTGGACGAGTGGGGATTCCCCGTCCTGCGGGGCCGCGGGATCGACGCCGACGAGGTGCCGAACGCCCGCCGGGCCGTGCTCGCCTGTCCCGCGCTGGCGTTGCGACT
- a CDS encoding NADH-ubiquinone oxidoreductase-F iron-sulfur binding region domain-containing protein yields the protein MTTLQAEPHVRVIGEARVLAGLDGGRVDLQRHLWIHGPQPELNREACTELAEAVGLRGRGGAGFPVALKLADLPASGAETVVVNGSESEPLSLKDRLLLIQSPHLVLDGATALANALGARRLLIAVHDAHAAASVRAAIGERGPATLEIHVHDTPGRFVAGEARAVLNSLDGGRAVPPGRRILPTRKGYQQRPTFLSNVETFAQFAVLARLGARAFAATGIASEPGTQLLTVSGAVERPGVVETPTGIPLDAVLRFAGAEPGPVLLGGYHGRWLPRTDGVLLNRPESSTGIVLALGPETCPLGEVHRVAGWLAAQSAGQCGPCVLGLGSLADDFGRLLRGDQAGWHDAQRHLGLVPGRGACAHPDGSARFLTSALGIFAEDLRLHLRTGSCGRPVLGVLPVTSSPEASRG from the coding sequence ATGACCACCCTGCAAGCAGAACCCCACGTCCGCGTCATCGGCGAAGCAAGGGTGCTCGCCGGCCTCGACGGCGGACGCGTGGACCTCCAGCGGCACCTGTGGATCCACGGTCCGCAGCCGGAGCTCAATCGCGAGGCGTGTACCGAACTCGCCGAGGCCGTCGGCCTGCGGGGACGCGGTGGCGCCGGCTTCCCGGTCGCGCTCAAGCTGGCGGACCTCCCGGCGAGCGGTGCCGAGACCGTCGTCGTCAACGGCTCGGAGAGTGAGCCGCTGAGTCTCAAGGACCGGCTCCTCCTGATCCAGTCGCCGCACCTGGTTCTCGACGGCGCCACCGCACTCGCCAACGCGCTCGGTGCCCGCAGGCTGCTCATCGCGGTCCACGACGCGCACGCCGCCGCCTCCGTCCGCGCCGCGATCGGCGAACGGGGCCCCGCCACTCTGGAGATCCACGTCCACGACACTCCTGGGCGCTTCGTCGCCGGCGAGGCCCGGGCCGTCCTCAACTCGCTCGACGGCGGCCGCGCGGTACCGCCTGGCCGCCGGATCCTGCCGACCCGGAAGGGCTACCAGCAGCGCCCGACGTTCCTGTCGAACGTGGAGACCTTCGCCCAGTTCGCCGTCCTCGCGCGTCTCGGGGCCCGCGCATTCGCGGCCACCGGGATCGCGTCCGAGCCGGGGACGCAGTTGCTGACCGTCTCCGGCGCGGTCGAGCGCCCGGGCGTCGTCGAGACCCCGACCGGGATCCCGCTCGACGCGGTCCTGCGGTTCGCGGGTGCGGAGCCGGGTCCGGTCCTGCTCGGTGGCTACCACGGCCGCTGGCTGCCGCGAACCGACGGCGTCCTGCTGAACCGGCCGGAGAGCTCGACCGGCATCGTCCTCGCCCTCGGGCCGGAGACCTGCCCACTCGGCGAGGTCCACCGCGTGGCCGGGTGGCTCGCGGCCCAGTCGGCGGGGCAGTGCGGCCCGTGTGTCCTCGGACTGGGGTCACTCGCCGACGACTTCGGCCGGCTGTTGCGCGGCGACCAGGCCGGCTGGCACGACGCACAACGCCACCTCGGACTGGTACCGGGTCGTGGTGCTTGCGCACACCCCGACGGCTCGGCCCGGTTCCTGACGTCCGCGCTCGGGATCTTCGCCGAGGACCTGCGCCTGCACCTGCGGACCGGGAGCTGCGGGCGTCCGGTACTGGGTGTCCTGCCCGTCACTTCGTCCCCGGAGGCTTCCCGTGGCTAA